Proteins encoded in a region of the Apostichopus japonicus isolate 1M-3 chromosome 19, ASM3797524v1, whole genome shotgun sequence genome:
- the LOC139959600 gene encoding cytoplasmic phosphatidylinositol transfer protein 1-like: MCSYKAIKMKFEVWGFQSKVENFAHRAIRDILVLGHRQAFAWIDEWHGMTIQEVREIEQKFQSRTNEMVNSGIEHSDSQHSGISNNVDVDRDEDDDNDTFEDALEDLDEMSGASGTSR, encoded by the exons ATGTGTTCGTACAAAGCAATCAAAATGAAGTTTGAAGTCTGGGGATTTCAATCCAAGGTTGAGAACTTTGCACATCGA GCAATAAGGGATATCTTAGTCCTTGGACATAGGCAAGCATTTGCCTGGATAGACGAATGGCATG GAATGACCATCCAAGAGGTGAGAGAGATAGAGCAGAAATTTCAGAGCCGAACCAACGAGATGGTGAATTCAGGGATCGAACATTCGGACAGCCAACATTCGGGTATCAGCAATAACGTAGACGTCGACCGAGACGAAGACGACGATAACGATACATTCGAGGACGCCCTGGAGGACCTGGACGAGATGAGCGGAGCGTCCGGAACATCCCGATGA
- the LOC139959779 gene encoding 3-mercaptopyruvate sulfurtransferase-like: protein MHQIRPLVTTGWLSKVLTPSSPGIRVLDSSWFMKADGRQPQQEYAEKHIPGAMFFDIDKVSDQTSPYSHALPQPWLFSDYACHLGISNDTHVVVYDNHDKFSAFSSPRAWWMLRVFGHQRVSVLEGGLPKWIKEGHPVTSEVMQIDKTEFDVNYQPHLLKKFEDMVQNLSTHSFQVMDARSSERFAGTAEEPSKETKGGHIPYSHNIPFTSLFNSETRTFKSPEEMKEIFDSAGIDLNKPLASSCGSGITACIIALGAHIAGKEDVGMFDGSWEEYSQRASPEQIATGPEVPKGG from the exons ATGCACCAGATCAGACCTCTAGTTACCACAGGATGGCTCTCCAAGGTCCTGACTCCATCATCTCCTGGCATAAGAGTCTTGGATTCCTCTTGGTTCATGAAAGCAGATGGCCGGCAACCACAGCAGGAATATGCTGAGAAGCACATTCCTGGAGCTATGTTCTTTGACATTGATAAAGTTTCCGACCAGACATCTCCTTACTCTCATGCCCTTCCCCAACCATGGCTGTTTAGTGACTATGCATGCCACCTGGGTATCAGCAATGACACCCACGTTGTAGTCTACGATAACCACGACAAGTTCAGTGCCTTCAGCTCCCCTAGGGCGTGGTGGATGTTGCGAGTATTTGGACATCAGAGGGTGTCTGTTTTAGAGGGTGGTCTTCCAAAGTGGATCAAAGAGGGACACCCTGTGACCTCGGAGGTCATGCAGATCGATAAAACCGAGTTTGATGTGAACTATCAGCCACACTTGCTTAAGAAGTTTGAAGATATGGTCCAAAATCTAAGCACACACTCTTTCCAGGTTATGGATGCAAGATCGAGTGAAAGGTTTGCCGGAACAGCTGAAGAACCCAGTAAAg aaaCAAAGGGTGGTCATATACCATATTCACACAACATCCCCTTTACAAGCTTGTTCAATTCAGAGACGAGGACTTTCAAGTCCCCTGAAGAGATGAAAGAGATTTTTGACAGTGCAGGCATCGATTTAAACAAACCATTGGCCTCCTCTTGTGGTTCGGGCATCACTGCTTGTATTATAGCTCTAGGAGCCCACATCGCTGGTAAGGAAGATGTAGGAATGTTTGATGGGTCGTGGGAAGAATATTCGCAGCGTGCATCCCCCGAACAGATTGCAACCGGCCCAGAGGTACCCAAGGGGGGATAA
- the LOC139959590 gene encoding actin-related protein 2/3 complex subunit 1A-B-like, with translation MEKFQFGLEPVTCHSWNKDRTQVAVSLNSHEVKIYQKKGKEYDCIHTLSEHTQRVTSIDWAPNSNRIVTSGTDRNAYVWTLNGSNVWKPTLVILRINRAATCVKWSPEENKFAVGSGARLVSVCYFEQENDWWVSKHIKKPIRSTVTCLDWHPNNILLATGSTDFKARVFSAYIKEIEDKPTATPWGKKMTFGMVMQEFGGGEGGWIHSVSFNNSGDQLAWVGHDSSINLAVAPSEMKVTKLKTTYLPFLSVMWSGPQSLLTAGHDCELLLFKVGNDGSITFLKKLGGNNKKAESKMSAMDMFRGMDKKASTAKDTGKSSVHQNSITCVTIHSGAKENVTKFTTTGIDGLMVTWDYKSLESAVAGMTI, from the exons ATGGAGAAATTCCAGTTTGGTTTAGAACCAGTCACGTGCCACTCGTGGAACAAGGACAGGACAC AAGTTGCCGTGTCCCTGAATTCTCACGAAGTGAAGATTTAccagaagaaaggaaaagaatacGATTGCATCCATACTCTTTCTGAG CATACCCAACGAGTCACCAGTATTGACTGGGCTCCCAACAGTAACAGGATTGTGACCTCTGGCACA GATCGTAATGCTTACGTATGGACTCTGAACGGGAGCAACGTGTGGAAACCGACCCTCGTTATCCTGCGTATCAACAGGGCGGCTACCTGCGTCAAGTGGTCCCCAGAAG AGAACAAGTTCGCAGTTGGCAGTGGAGCTCGTCTTGTATCAGTCTGTTACTTTGAACAGGAAAATGACTG GTGGGTGAGCAAGCACATCAAGAAGCCCATTCGTTCCACTGTTACCTGCTTGGACTGGCATCCAAATAACATTCTGCTCGCGACTGGCTCAACTGACTTCAAGGCCAG AGTGTTCTCAGCTTACATCAAGGAAATTGAGGACAAGCCCACTGCTACACCCTGGGGCAAGAAGATGACTTTTGGAATGGTGATGCAGGAATTTGGAGGTGGGGAAG GTGGATGGATTCACAGCGTCTCCTTCAACAACAGTGGGGATCAACTCGCCTGGGTCGGCCACGACAGCAGCATCAACTTGGCCGTTGCTCCCTCCGAGATGAAAGTTACCAAACTGAAGACTACGTACCTTCCATTTCTATCTGTCATGTGGTCTGGACCACAAAGCCTTCTGACTGCa GGTCACGACTGTGAATTGTTGCTGTTCAAGGTGGGTAACGACGGCAGCATCACCTTCTTGAAGAAACTCGGAGGAAACAACAAGAAAGCAGAATCTAAGATGTC CGCTATGGACATGTTCCGTGGTATGGACAAAAAAGCCTCCACTGCAAAAGATACTGGCAAGTCCTCTGTTCACCAGAACTCCATCACGTGCGTGACCATCCACTCCGGGGCCAAGGAAAACGTCACCAAATTTACCACCACAGGCATCGACGGGCTGATGGTGACATGGGACTACAAGTCGCTGGAATCTGCCGTGGCAGGCATGACAATTTAG
- the LOC139959593 gene encoding thiosulfate sulfurtransferase-like, with amino-acid sequence MEIMKPLISTHSLAKILKERVSTPIIIVLDASWHNPLTKRNPLEEYRQQHIPNAGFFDTNECSDKSSPYSVMLPSCETFEEYVGQLGIDNDTHVVVYDTYNGFRISSRAWWMFRVFGHERVSVLEGGLTKWISDGYQVTSTLPTVAEKKFKATLNSSLKVEFEEIYALMKGGKADQLMDSRPRDWFYGMDYPENEKWKSWHIPGSINIPWTEFLNDDKLTVKSREELLALFERNQIDLSSPIKSTCRRGIYACAAALAAFVAGREDVPVYDGSWEEFSCRAKREDYMTDA; translated from the exons ATGGAGATAATGAAACCTTTGATATCCACTCACTCTCTAGCGAAAATCCTTAAAGAGAGAGTTTCCACGCCAATCATAATCGTCTTAGATGCTTCATGGCACAACCCCCTTACCAAAAGGAACCCATTGGAAGAATACCGACAACAACATATTCCCAACGCCGGCTTCTTTGACACTAACGAATGTTCCGACAAGTCTTCCCCCTATTCTGTCATGCTGCCATCGTGTGAAACTTTCGAAGAATACGTGGGCCAGCTCGGAATAGACAACGACACCCATGTCGTTGTGTACGACACCTACAATGGATTCCGTATCTCGTCGAGGGCATGGTGGATGTTTCGTGTTTTCGGACACGAAAGAGTTTCGGTCTTAGAGGGAGGTCTTACGAAGTGGATTTCTGATGGATACCAGGTGACTAGTACCCTACCGACTGTCGCAGAGAAAAAGTTTAAAGCTACTCTGAACTCCTCGCTGAAAGTAGAGTTTGAGGAAATCTACGCGCTGATGAAAGGTGGAAAGGCGGACCAACTGATGGACTCTAGACCTCGTGACTGGTTCTATGGGATGGACTACCCAGAAAATGAGA AATGGAAGAGTTGGCATATACCCGGTTCCATCAACATTCCTTGGACTGAGTTCCTCAATGATGACAAACTCACTGTTAAGTCAAGAGAAGAACTGTTAGCTTTGTTTGAGAGAAACCAGATAGATTTATCGAGCCCAATTAAATCGACCTGCAGGAGGGGAATCTACGCTTGTGCTGCAGCCCTGGCTGCATTTGTAGCGGGGAGAGAAGACGTCCCTGTTTATGATGGTTCTTGGGAAGAATTTTCTTGCAGGGCCAAACGAGAGGACTACATGACAGATGCATGA